A single region of the Devosia sp. FJ2-5-3 genome encodes:
- a CDS encoding DUF6691 family protein, whose protein sequence is MARTHAPQLAVAAVSGLLFGAGLYVSQMVDPLKVLRFLDFTAIPSGGWDPSLAFVIVPAIVVMFVAVRLGRRRAAPLFDTEFHEPEYRRIDKRLLGGAALFGLGWGMSGICPGPAIALLAFPPDGLWLFLIALLVGTFAGSRIVPSGHLKRQADAQ, encoded by the coding sequence GCCGCAGTCAGCGGCCTCCTGTTCGGCGCGGGGCTCTATGTCTCGCAGATGGTCGATCCCCTCAAGGTCCTGCGCTTCCTCGACTTTACCGCCATTCCCTCGGGCGGCTGGGATCCGAGCCTGGCCTTCGTCATCGTCCCGGCGATCGTGGTCATGTTCGTCGCGGTGCGCCTCGGTCGCCGCCGGGCCGCGCCGCTCTTTGACACGGAGTTCCACGAGCCGGAATATCGGCGTATCGATAAGCGGCTGCTCGGTGGCGCGGCGCTGTTCGGGCTGGGTTGGGGCATGTCGGGCATCTGCCCGGGCCCGGCCATTGCTCTTCTCGCCTTTCCGCCCGATGGGCTTTGGCTCTTTCTCATCGCCTTGCTCGTTGGAACCTTTGCCGGCAGTCGGATTGTTCCCAGCGGGCATTTGAAACGTCAGGCGGATGCACAATGA
- a CDS encoding FAD-dependent monooxygenase, protein MTNRDADIIVVGGGLAGLAAAVSLGRAGYDTLHLAPVAPPDRRTSALMMPSVDFLLDAGLIPSAQSLGHALTAIRIIDATPRLIRAPETLFDAAEAGMPAFGWNFANARLLEQFQAAAPATGLRTRNEAVTAYRRDNGLGVVTLSDGTELAAPLVVGADGKKSLIRTAANIATREHQFTESALVCDLELGRSIGGTSIEFHYPHGPFTLVPAGGTRANLVWIDEEASLRAAQAGGEETLLAAFRQRSQGLFGTIKLASPRFIFPLSVLSVAEAGRDGTVLVGESAHAFPPIGAQGLNLGLRDVADLVAALAATSRDRPDWAEAVSADYAHRRSGDLARTGGMVDALFRSLLADMLPSQALRAGGLWALKLLPPLRRQAFALGMGKRS, encoded by the coding sequence ATGACAAACAGGGATGCGGACATCATCGTCGTGGGTGGCGGGCTTGCGGGGCTTGCCGCCGCAGTGAGTCTCGGGCGCGCGGGATATGACACCCTCCATCTGGCGCCTGTCGCGCCGCCGGACAGGCGCACATCGGCGCTAATGATGCCCAGCGTCGATTTCCTGCTGGATGCCGGCCTGATCCCATCTGCGCAAAGCCTTGGCCATGCGCTCACGGCGATCCGCATCATCGATGCCACACCGCGTCTCATCCGGGCGCCCGAAACCCTTTTCGACGCTGCCGAGGCGGGCATGCCCGCCTTTGGCTGGAATTTTGCCAATGCGCGCCTCCTCGAGCAGTTCCAGGCCGCGGCCCCCGCGACCGGCCTGCGCACGCGCAATGAAGCCGTCACCGCGTACCGCCGCGACAATGGCTTGGGCGTCGTCACCCTCTCCGATGGCACCGAGCTTGCCGCCCCACTCGTCGTCGGCGCCGATGGCAAGAAGTCCCTGATCCGCACCGCTGCCAATATCGCCACACGGGAACACCAGTTTACCGAATCGGCGCTGGTCTGCGATCTCGAACTCGGGCGCTCCATCGGTGGCACCTCTATCGAGTTCCACTATCCCCACGGCCCCTTCACCCTAGTCCCGGCCGGTGGCACGCGCGCCAATCTCGTCTGGATCGACGAGGAGGCCAGTTTGCGTGCTGCCCAGGCCGGTGGCGAGGAAACCCTCCTCGCGGCCTTTCGTCAGCGCTCCCAAGGCCTTTTTGGCACCATCAAGCTCGCCTCGCCGAGATTCATCTTCCCCCTCAGCGTGCTGAGTGTCGCTGAGGCCGGTCGCGACGGCACCGTTCTGGTGGGCGAATCCGCCCATGCCTTCCCCCCCATCGGCGCCCAGGGGCTCAATCTCGGCCTCCGCGACGTGGCCGATCTCGTCGCCGCACTCGCCGCCACCAGCCGCGATCGTCCCGACTGGGCGGAAGCCGTCAGCGCCGATTATGCCCATCGCCGCAGCGGCGATCTCGCGCGCACGGGCGGCATGGTCGACGCGCTGTTCCGCTCGCTCCTCGCCGACATGCTGCCGAGCCAGGCGCTGCGCGCAGGTGGGCTCTGGGCCCTCAAACTTCTGCCGCCGCTCCGCCGCCAGGCCTTTGCCCTGGGCATGGGCAAGCGCTCCTGA
- a CDS encoding invasion associated locus B family protein, whose product MAGLTAVALMMSPMSTFAQDATPPAEAPAAEAPAAEAPATTAETPGSASQNWLKVCDPLPDGQKACIMRQVVLANGQFLGSFLLRDDPGQESRLLAVAAVPLGVLLPFGLTWQIDGSKPVRVPYMICDPTSCATQLVINEQYVNSLKRGNTLKLTAKNRQNEDLTIEITLSGFTAAYDSDTSLTFEQFRQETSGENALEQVLQDRAETLRQQLSTQGGDAAPAAGTEAPAAQ is encoded by the coding sequence ATGGCCGGTTTGACGGCGGTGGCATTGATGATGTCCCCGATGTCGACCTTCGCTCAGGATGCTACCCCGCCGGCGGAAGCGCCAGCCGCCGAGGCTCCCGCTGCCGAGGCTCCCGCGACCACCGCTGAAACGCCGGGTTCGGCCTCGCAGAACTGGCTCAAGGTTTGCGATCCCCTGCCCGATGGGCAGAAGGCCTGCATCATGCGCCAGGTGGTTCTGGCAAATGGTCAGTTCCTCGGCTCGTTCCTGCTCCGCGACGATCCGGGCCAGGAAAGCCGCCTGCTCGCCGTTGCCGCGGTGCCGCTCGGGGTGCTGCTGCCCTTCGGCCTGACCTGGCAGATCGACGGCTCCAAGCCGGTTCGCGTGCCCTACATGATCTGCGATCCCACCTCCTGCGCTACGCAGCTGGTGATCAACGAGCAGTATGTGAACTCGCTCAAGCGCGGCAACACGCTCAAGCTGACGGCCAAGAACCGCCAGAACGAAGACCTAACCATCGAGATTACCCTGTCCGGCTTCACCGCTGCCTATGACAGCGACACCTCGCTGACCTTTGAGCAGTTCCGCCAGGAAACCTCGGGCGAGAACGCCCTCGAACAGGTCCTGCAGGACCGCGCCGAAACGCTGCGCCAGCAGCTCAGCACCCAGGGCGGCGATGCAGCCCCGGCAGCCGGTACGGAAGCCCCCGCTGCGCAGTAA
- the mfd gene encoding transcription-repair coupling factor: MNDMSTLPPVRTISNVPDGMQPMMLAKLVEQRLKDAPDDAASIVFVARDGRRLQRMAEVLTAMLPGHNVVTLPAWDCLPYDRVSPNNVTIAARMNTLAALTSGAKGAIVLTAVNALIQKLPPRDVVETMSFSAAVGRIVDSEKLIAWAARNGYLRVPTVRESGEYAVRGGLVDLYPASAEAPLRFDFFGSQLESIRTFDPDSQRTTGTLKRVDLTPMSELVLTEETIKRFRQNYTATFGGNTVDDTLYASVSGGSRYSGTEHWLPFFYESMDRLADYVGDAPFVFDDQVAEAFTDRAAQIRDYYDAREAARLAPAVAGGGAPYKPIKPELLYDLDMHPHALAGASVIQLSPFLSPQTQRGDDAGGHIAPSFAAERLASDVNLFQSVVDRLLEERRNGRRAVIACWSTGTRDRMAQVLRDHGLTNPRMAENWRDAETTSANTTSLVVLPLETGFETKDLLVLSEQDILGERILRPQRKKKASDALTEAASLSAGDLVVHVDHGIGRFIGLKVIEAGGAPHECVELEYGGDTKLYLPVENIELLTRYGADDGNVTLDKLGGVAWQAKKGKLKKRIREMAEQLIKLAAQRLLTKADVVEINPGAYDEFAARFPYEETEDQLTAIGAVFEDVTSGKVMDRLVCGDVGFGKTEVALRAAFAVALSGKQVAVVVPTTLLARQHFKTFSERFQGLPVRVRHASRMVSAAELKATKEGLADGQVDIVVGTHALLSKTIKFRDLGLLIIDEEQHFGVGHKERLKELKANVHVLTLTATPIPRTLQLALTGVRDLSLLATPPVDRLAIRTFISPFDPLSIREALLREKYRGGQSFYVVPRIKDQPDIAEFLRTQVPEVSYVIANGQMPPGELDDIMNAFYDGKFDVLLATTIVESGLDIPNANTLIVHRADNFGLAQLYQIRGRIGRAKQRAYALFTVPADKKLTDTAERRLGVLQSLESLGAGFQLASHDLDIRGAGNLLGDEQSGHIREIGYELYQSMLEEAVAALKSGEEEYEDRNEWSPNISLGMPVMIPEHYVPDLTLRMQLYRKLGDLTEIRDIDAAGAELIDRFGPLPEEVEALLKVILVKSLCRLANVEKVDAGPKGAVLTLRNNEFPNPAGLVRLVSDPANQVRIKPDQKLVFVRNWPTPEHRLKGAAAILSKLAKLAENAA; this comes from the coding sequence ATGAACGACATGAGTACCCTGCCCCCGGTGCGCACGATTTCCAACGTGCCCGATGGCATGCAGCCGATGATGCTGGCCAAGCTCGTCGAGCAGCGCCTCAAGGATGCGCCCGACGACGCGGCGAGCATTGTCTTCGTCGCCCGCGATGGGCGGCGGCTGCAGCGCATGGCGGAGGTGCTCACGGCCATGCTGCCGGGCCACAATGTGGTGACGCTGCCGGCGTGGGACTGCCTGCCATACGACCGCGTCTCGCCCAATAACGTAACCATTGCCGCACGGATGAATACGCTGGCGGCGCTGACCTCGGGCGCCAAGGGCGCGATCGTGCTGACGGCAGTCAATGCGCTGATCCAGAAGCTGCCGCCGCGCGACGTGGTTGAGACCATGTCGTTTTCGGCCGCGGTCGGGCGCATCGTCGACAGCGAAAAGCTGATCGCCTGGGCGGCCAGGAATGGCTATCTGCGCGTGCCCACGGTCCGCGAGAGTGGCGAATATGCCGTGCGCGGCGGGTTGGTGGATCTCTATCCTGCCAGCGCGGAGGCGCCGCTGCGCTTCGACTTTTTCGGCAGCCAGCTCGAATCCATCCGCACCTTCGATCCCGACAGCCAGCGCACGACCGGCACGCTCAAGCGCGTCGACCTGACGCCGATGAGCGAATTGGTGCTGACGGAAGAAACCATCAAGCGGTTCCGGCAGAATTATACCGCGACCTTTGGCGGCAATACCGTCGACGACACGCTTTACGCCTCGGTGAGTGGTGGCTCGCGCTATTCAGGCACCGAGCATTGGCTGCCGTTCTTCTACGAAAGCATGGACCGGCTGGCCGATTATGTCGGCGACGCGCCATTCGTGTTCGACGATCAGGTGGCCGAGGCCTTTACCGACCGCGCCGCGCAGATCCGGGACTATTACGATGCGCGCGAGGCCGCGCGCCTCGCCCCGGCCGTGGCTGGTGGCGGCGCGCCCTATAAGCCGATCAAGCCCGAACTGCTCTACGACCTCGACATGCATCCGCATGCCCTGGCGGGAGCGTCGGTCATCCAGCTGTCGCCCTTCCTGTCGCCACAGACACAGCGCGGCGACGATGCCGGCGGGCATATTGCCCCCAGCTTTGCCGCAGAGCGGTTGGCCTCAGACGTCAATCTTTTCCAGTCGGTCGTCGATCGCCTTCTCGAGGAGCGCCGGAACGGACGTCGCGCCGTCATCGCCTGCTGGAGCACGGGCACGCGGGACCGCATGGCCCAGGTGCTCAGGGACCATGGGCTGACCAATCCGCGCATGGCGGAGAACTGGCGCGATGCGGAAACAACCAGCGCCAATACCACCTCGCTGGTGGTGCTGCCGCTCGAAACCGGCTTTGAAACCAAGGACCTGCTGGTCCTCTCCGAGCAGGATATTCTGGGCGAACGCATCCTGCGCCCGCAGCGCAAGAAGAAGGCGTCGGACGCACTGACCGAAGCCGCCTCGCTCTCGGCGGGCGACCTCGTGGTTCATGTCGATCACGGTATTGGCCGGTTCATCGGTCTGAAAGTGATCGAGGCGGGCGGCGCGCCGCATGAATGCGTCGAGCTCGAATATGGCGGCGACACCAAGCTCTATTTGCCGGTCGAGAACATTGAGCTTCTGACGCGCTATGGCGCCGACGACGGCAATGTCACGCTCGACAAGCTGGGCGGCGTCGCCTGGCAGGCCAAGAAGGGCAAGCTCAAGAAGCGCATCCGCGAAATGGCGGAGCAGCTCATCAAGCTGGCAGCCCAGCGCCTGCTCACCAAGGCCGATGTCGTCGAGATCAATCCCGGCGCCTATGACGAGTTCGCCGCCCGCTTCCCCTATGAGGAAACCGAAGACCAGCTCACAGCGATCGGCGCCGTGTTCGAGGATGTCACCTCCGGCAAGGTCATGGACCGGCTGGTGTGTGGCGACGTCGGCTTCGGCAAGACCGAAGTGGCGCTGCGCGCCGCCTTTGCGGTGGCCCTCAGCGGCAAGCAGGTGGCGGTGGTTGTGCCGACGACGCTTCTGGCGCGCCAGCACTTCAAGACCTTCTCCGAGCGCTTCCAGGGCCTGCCTGTGCGCGTGCGCCATGCCTCGCGCATGGTCAGCGCGGCCGAGCTCAAGGCCACCAAGGAGGGCCTCGCCGACGGCCAGGTCGATATCGTCGTGGGCACCCACGCCCTCCTCAGCAAGACCATCAAATTCCGCGATCTGGGCCTGCTCATCATCGACGAAGAGCAGCACTTTGGCGTGGGCCACAAGGAGCGCCTCAAGGAGCTCAAGGCCAATGTCCACGTGCTGACGCTGACGGCGACGCCGATCCCGCGCACGCTGCAATTGGCCCTGACCGGGGTTCGCGACCTGAGCCTGCTGGCAACGCCGCCGGTGGACCGCCTCGCCATCCGCACCTTCATCTCGCCCTTCGACCCCCTCTCGATCCGCGAGGCGCTGCTGCGCGAGAAATATCGCGGCGGGCAGAGTTTTTATGTCGTGCCACGCATCAAGGACCAGCCTGATATCGCCGAGTTCCTGCGCACCCAGGTGCCGGAAGTCAGCTATGTCATCGCCAATGGGCAAATGCCGCCGGGCGAACTCGACGACATCATGAATGCCTTCTATGACGGCAAGTTCGACGTGCTGCTGGCCACGACCATCGTGGAATCGGGCCTCGATATTCCCAACGCCAATACGTTGATCGTGCATCGGGCCGACAATTTCGGCCTGGCGCAGCTGTACCAGATCCGTGGCCGCATCGGCCGGGCCAAGCAGCGCGCCTATGCCCTGTTCACTGTGCCGGCCGACAAGAAGCTGACCGACACTGCGGAACGGCGCCTCGGCGTCTTGCAATCGCTCGAAAGCCTCGGCGCCGGCTTCCAGCTGGCCAGCCACGACCTCGATATTCGCGGCGCGGGCAATCTCCTCGGCGACGAGCAGTCTGGCCATATCCGCGAAATCGGCTATGAACTCTACCAGTCGATGCTGGAAGAGGCGGTGGCAGCGCTCAAGAGCGGTGAAGAGGAATACGAAGATCGCAACGAGTGGAGCCCGAATATCTCGCTGGGCATGCCGGTGATGATCCCGGAACACTATGTGCCCGACCTTACCCTGCGCATGCAGCTCTACCGCAAGCTGGGCGACCTCACCGAAATCCGCGACATCGATGCTGCCGGGGCCGAGCTTATCGACCGCTTCGGGCCGCTGCCCGAGGAGGTGGAAGCCCTGCTCAAGGTCATCCTCGTCAAATCGCTCTGCCGCCTCGCCAATGTCGAAAAGGTCGATGCGGGCCCCAAGGGCGCGGTGCTGACTTTGCGCAATAACGAGTTTCCCAATCCGGCAGGGCTGGTGCGTCTCGTTAGCGATCCAGCCAACCAGGTACGCATCAAACCCGATCAGAAACTCGTGTTCGTACGCAATTGGCCCACCCCCGAGCACCGCCTCAAGGGCGCGGCCGCCATATTGTCAAAGCTGGCGAAACTGGCGGAAAATGCGGCGTAA
- a CDS encoding succinate dehydrogenase assembly factor 2, producing MTAGEDIAIRRKRLRYRAWHRGTKEMDLVLGPYCDANIEGFDAATLDRLEALMNEEDPPLLKWIMRQEDPPEHVDRAFLELVIADHQARISQ from the coding sequence ATGACGGCCGGTGAGGACATTGCTATTCGGCGCAAGCGCCTGCGCTATCGGGCCTGGCATCGCGGGACCAAGGAAATGGACCTGGTGCTCGGGCCGTATTGCGACGCCAATATCGAAGGGTTCGATGCGGCAACGCTCGACCGGCTCGAGGCGTTGATGAACGAAGAAGACCCGCCCCTGCTCAAGTGGATCATGCGCCAGGAAGACCCGCCCGAACATGTCGACCGCGCCTTTCTCGAGCTGGTGATCGCGGACCATCAGGCACGGATTTCCCAATGA